One Coffea arabica cultivar ET-39 chromosome 5e, Coffea Arabica ET-39 HiFi, whole genome shotgun sequence DNA segment encodes these proteins:
- the LOC113690818 gene encoding probable sugar phosphate/phosphate translocator At3g14410 has product MADPPKKALSSGVVTYAYILLYIALSSGQIFFNKWVLSSKEINFPYPLGLTLLHMVFSSILCFVLTKVLKIMRVEEGMTLEIYLTSVVPIGAMFAMTLWLGNTAYLYISVAFAQMLKAIMPVAVFILGVAAGLEMMSCRMLLIMSVISFGVLVASYGEIDINWVGVVYQMGGVVGEALRLIFMEILVKRKGIKLNPISVMYYVSPCSALCLLIPWIFLEKPKMDDQGTWNFPPLILTLNSLCTFALNLSVFLVISHTSALTIRVAGVVKDWVVVLLSAILFADTKLTLINLFGYAIAIAGVAAYNNHKLKKEATQVSSNESQPPQLLPSVSSND; this is encoded by the exons ATGGCAGATCCACCCAAAAAAGCACTCAGCAGCGGGGTGGTAACCTACGCTTACATTCTTCTTTATATTGCACTTTCCAGCGGCCAGATCTTCTTCAATAAG TGGGTTTTATCCTCAAAGGAAATAAACTTCCCATATCCCCTTGGATTGACTCTGCTTCACATGGTCTTCTCCTCTATCTTATGCTTCGTGcttacaaaagttctcaag ATTATGAGAGTTGAGGAAGGGATGACTCTTGAAAT ATATCTTACATCCGTCGTACCTATTGGTGCAATGTTCGCTATGACACTTTGGCTGGGAAACACTGCTTACCTTTATATATCTGTTGCATTTGCTCAGATGTTGAAAGCAATCA TGCCGGTTGCTGTTTTCATTCTTGGTGTGGCAGCAGGACTGGAAATGATGAGTTGTCGTATGCTTCTGATTATGTCAGTAATCAGTTTTGGTGTATTAGTCGCTTCTTACGGTGAAATAGATATCAACTGGGTTGGTGTTGTTTATCAAATGGGAGGTGTTGTTGGAGAGGCTTTGAGGCTTATATTCATGGAGATTCTGGTGAAAAGGAAGGGTATCAAACTAAATCCGATATCAGTTATGTACTATGTCAGCCCATGCAG TGCTCTTTGTCTCTTGATTCCCTGGATATTTTTAGAGAAGCCGAAGATGGACGATCAGGGGACGTGGAACTTCCCACCTCTTATATTGACTCTTAATTCTCTCTGTACCTTTGCTCTCAATCTCTCAGTGTTTCTCGTCATCTCGCATACAAGTGCTCTTACTATCCGTGTGGCTGGTGTTGTCAAAGATTGGGTGGTTGTCCTACTATCTGCAATTCTTTTTGCAGATACAAAGCTAACGCTCATCAACCTGTTTGGTTATGCCATTG CTATTGCAGGTGTAGCTGcctacaacaatcacaagttaAAAAAGGAAGCTACTCAAGTCAGCTCAAATGAGTCTCAACCACCTCAATTGCTTCCATCTGTGTCTTCCAATGACTGA